A region from the Variovorax sp. RKNM96 genome encodes:
- a CDS encoding mannose-1-phosphate guanylyltransferase/mannose-6-phosphate isomerase: MRVLSVVLSGGAGSRLWPASRQAFPKPFMKLGGSSLLQQAIERGQACGTGDLMIVTNKDHLFLTKDVLRQMADPPEATLMLEPKGRNTGPAIALAALQCIQQFGGDTVMLVLSADHLVPDVEAFVASASQAFRLATQGALVVFGISPTGPDTGFGYVEVAKVSRDSQPAKRFVEKPDLQTAQEYLATGRYYWNSGMFCFTADAIVAAFEKYAPELLAAARHALKSSQASDNIVQFDLHAFGLQPDISIDYAVMEPADNVHVVPAKFSWSDVGSWPAVAKAHTPDASGNTMPSDVVAIDTTGTHVQVDSHGPKLVATLGVHDLVIVDTPDALLVAHKNSAQEVKRIVDTLKARKHEAVHLPAVVHRPWGTYASLKEEDGYKVKRITVKPGESLSLQYHHQRAEHWVVVQGRGIVQIGELEHVTLPGQYRYIPLKEKHRLTNIGEEELVLIEVQCGGYLGEDDIVRLADTYGRA; the protein is encoded by the coding sequence ATGCGCGTTCTTTCAGTTGTGCTTTCAGGGGGGGCAGGTTCCCGGCTTTGGCCAGCATCGCGCCAGGCGTTCCCCAAGCCCTTCATGAAACTGGGGGGGTCTTCCTTGTTGCAGCAGGCCATCGAGCGAGGCCAGGCCTGTGGCACCGGCGATCTGATGATCGTCACCAACAAGGACCATCTTTTTCTTACAAAGGACGTGCTGCGGCAGATGGCCGACCCGCCGGAAGCCACACTGATGCTGGAACCCAAGGGCCGCAACACCGGTCCGGCGATCGCCTTGGCAGCACTGCAATGCATTCAGCAGTTCGGCGGCGACACCGTCATGCTGGTGCTTTCCGCGGATCATCTGGTGCCGGATGTCGAAGCTTTCGTGGCCAGCGCGAGCCAGGCATTCCGGCTTGCCACGCAAGGCGCCCTGGTCGTTTTCGGCATCAGCCCTACCGGGCCGGACACAGGTTTCGGCTATGTTGAGGTAGCCAAGGTCTCGCGCGACAGCCAGCCGGCGAAGCGTTTTGTCGAAAAGCCCGACCTCCAGACCGCGCAGGAATACCTGGCAACCGGCCGCTACTACTGGAACAGCGGCATGTTCTGCTTCACGGCCGATGCGATTGTTGCAGCCTTCGAAAAATATGCACCGGAATTGCTGGCCGCGGCACGCCATGCGTTGAAATCCTCGCAGGCCAGCGACAACATCGTTCAGTTCGATCTGCACGCCTTCGGCCTTCAGCCAGACATCAGCATCGACTATGCGGTCATGGAGCCAGCGGATAACGTCCACGTTGTGCCGGCCAAGTTCAGTTGGAGCGACGTGGGATCGTGGCCCGCGGTCGCCAAGGCCCACACGCCCGATGCCAGCGGCAACACAATGCCCTCGGATGTCGTCGCCATCGATACCACGGGCACCCATGTACAGGTCGACAGCCACGGCCCCAAACTGGTTGCCACATTGGGCGTGCATGATCTCGTGATCGTCGACACACCCGATGCGTTGCTCGTGGCACACAAGAACAGTGCGCAGGAAGTAAAGCGGATCGTCGATACCTTGAAGGCCCGCAAGCACGAAGCAGTGCATCTGCCTGCAGTGGTTCATCGCCCATGGGGCACATACGCCTCGCTCAAGGAAGAGGACGGATACAAGGTCAAGCGCATTACGGTAAAACCGGGAGAATCGCTGTCTCTGCAGTACCACCACCAGCGCGCCGAGCATTGGGTCGTCGTCCAAGGACGTGGCATCGTGCAGATCGGTGAACTCGAACACGTCACCCTGCCGGGCCAGTACCGGTATATCCCATTGAAAGAGAAACACCGCTTGACCAATATCGGCGAAGAAGAACTGGTGCTCATCGAAGTCCAGTGCGGCGGCTATCTGGGCGAAGACGACATCGTCCGCCTGGCTGACACCTACGGACGCGCATGA
- a CDS encoding glycosyltransferase family 2 protein: MPSKPTLPPAQPFPRRRGLDIASSNAQLQRQIGLLEVQVKALDAQVRSMTQSSSWRLTAPLRWLSGHFQRIVRGVPAAAAPAQRGSYADWVARYDNPGSDAPEESRRAETAARPRFLVLTSNAAPSQETARSLAAQTCKEWTLQADPLTGPADADWIVWLEPGCTLAAHALFTIAKEIAVHPGVRMLYADTDVIDAAGQRSDPCFKPDWNPDLFLSRNLFSPMGVVQASLFDEAGGLNAAANGAQGFDLALRCVEHVRPDQIRHIPRILSHSRAPLAAAGTADVRALDRHFQRTGTAATAEATPHGLRAHYALPGTPPFVSLVIPTRNGVNLVRQCIESIVLETAYPNYEILLVDNGSDDPEALAYFAALDAQPGITVIRDERPFNYSALNNAAVAQARGELVGLLNNDIEVISRDWLHEMVSLALQPGVGAVGAKLLYPDMTIQHGGVVLGIGGMAGHAHKHLPSTVAGHGGRAQLVQNFSAVTAACLVVRKSLYEQVGGLDEAQLGVAYNDVDFCLRLREAGYRNVWTPYAELLHHESASRGLEVAAESRDRLARESAFMQSRWAGLIAHDPAYNPNLTLDTEDFDLAWPPRNSRDGSAPATHP; encoded by the coding sequence ATGCCCAGTAAGCCTACGCTGCCGCCTGCGCAGCCTTTTCCCCGGCGGCGCGGGCTCGACATCGCTTCGAGCAATGCACAGCTGCAGCGGCAGATCGGTTTGCTGGAAGTGCAGGTCAAGGCCCTGGATGCACAGGTCCGCAGCATGACGCAGTCCAGCAGCTGGCGCTTGACGGCCCCTTTGCGGTGGCTGAGCGGTCATTTTCAGCGTATCGTGCGCGGCGTGCCGGCCGCCGCCGCACCCGCCCAACGGGGGAGCTATGCCGACTGGGTGGCGCGCTACGACAACCCTGGCAGCGACGCTCCAGAAGAGAGCCGCCGTGCGGAGACGGCCGCGCGTCCCCGCTTCCTGGTGTTGACTTCAAACGCAGCACCGTCGCAGGAAACGGCCCGGTCCCTGGCGGCCCAGACCTGCAAGGAGTGGACGCTTCAGGCCGACCCGCTGACCGGTCCCGCGGATGCGGACTGGATCGTCTGGCTCGAGCCGGGTTGCACGCTGGCTGCCCATGCGCTCTTCACGATCGCGAAGGAGATTGCGGTGCATCCCGGGGTCCGAATGCTGTATGCCGACACGGACGTGATCGACGCCGCGGGGCAGCGCAGCGATCCCTGCTTCAAGCCCGACTGGAATCCGGACCTGTTCCTGTCCCGCAATCTTTTCTCGCCGATGGGGGTTGTCCAGGCCAGCCTGTTTGACGAAGCCGGGGGGCTGAATGCAGCCGCCAATGGCGCTCAGGGCTTCGACCTGGCATTGCGCTGCGTGGAGCACGTTCGGCCCGATCAGATCCGCCACATCCCGCGCATCCTCAGCCATTCCCGTGCGCCGCTCGCAGCGGCCGGTACGGCCGACGTACGCGCACTCGACAGGCATTTCCAGCGCACCGGCACTGCGGCCACCGCTGAGGCCACACCTCACGGCCTTCGCGCGCACTATGCGTTGCCCGGGACGCCACCCTTCGTGTCGCTCGTCATCCCGACGCGCAACGGTGTGAACCTCGTGCGCCAGTGCATCGAGAGCATCGTGCTCGAAACCGCCTATCCGAACTACGAGATCCTGCTGGTCGACAACGGCTCGGACGATCCCGAGGCGCTCGCGTACTTCGCGGCGCTCGATGCGCAGCCGGGCATCACCGTGATCCGCGACGAACGCCCCTTCAACTACTCGGCGCTGAACAACGCCGCCGTCGCGCAGGCGCGTGGAGAACTCGTCGGCCTGCTCAACAACGACATCGAAGTCATCTCCCGCGACTGGCTCCACGAGATGGTGTCGCTCGCGCTGCAGCCCGGCGTGGGCGCTGTCGGCGCGAAGCTGCTCTACCCCGACATGACCATCCAGCACGGTGGCGTCGTCCTGGGCATCGGGGGCATGGCCGGGCACGCGCACAAGCACCTGCCATCGACCGTCGCGGGCCATGGCGGGCGCGCGCAGCTGGTCCAGAATTTTTCTGCGGTCACTGCGGCCTGCCTCGTCGTGCGCAAGTCGCTCTACGAACAGGTCGGCGGACTCGATGAAGCGCAGCTCGGCGTGGCCTATAACGATGTCGACTTCTGCTTGCGCCTGCGTGAGGCCGGCTACCGCAACGTCTGGACGCCGTACGCCGAGTTGCTGCACCACGAATCGGCGAGTCGCGGCCTCGAGGTGGCGGCCGAATCGCGCGACCGCCTCGCGCGCGAGTCCGCCTTCATGCAAAGCCGCTGGGCCGGGCTGATCGCCCACGACCCCGCCTACAACCCCAACCTCACGCTCGACACCGAAGATTTCGACCTGGCATGGCCGCCGCGCAACTCCCGCGACGGCTCCGCCCCGGCAACCCACCCATGA
- a CDS encoding glycosyltransferase family 2 protein → MNAPRPLEVSVALCTYNGARFLREQVRSICLQTRPPVEIVLSDDASRDGSVEVVRAAVAECAAERPGPPIALRVFENPVALRVVKNFEQAISACTSELIALSDQDDVWMPDRLALMVAHFEQDANLLLLHTDARLVDSERRDLNQTLFHALEVTPLELAQVHGGRAFDALLRRNLVTGATTIFRRTLLADALPLPVEWVHDEWLSIVASTTARVDLLEQSLIEYRQHESNQIGARRDTFAEKVRKALASRGNTHVERAIKAELLLARLLQLGDRVPSEIIAKVRSKIVHQRFRAALPASRLARIVPIAREAMTGRYDKFGRGVRGVVRDLFESV, encoded by the coding sequence ATGAACGCTCCCCGTCCTCTCGAAGTCTCCGTCGCCCTCTGCACCTACAACGGCGCCCGGTTCCTCCGCGAACAGGTGCGCAGCATCTGCCTGCAGACCCGGCCGCCGGTCGAGATCGTGCTGTCCGACGACGCCTCGCGCGACGGCTCGGTCGAGGTGGTGCGCGCCGCCGTCGCCGAATGCGCGGCCGAGCGCCCGGGCCCGCCGATCGCCCTGCGGGTCTTCGAGAATCCGGTCGCATTGCGCGTCGTCAAGAACTTCGAGCAGGCCATCAGCGCCTGCACCAGCGAGCTGATCGCACTCAGCGACCAGGACGACGTGTGGATGCCCGACCGGCTCGCGCTGATGGTGGCGCACTTCGAGCAGGACGCCAACCTGCTGCTGCTGCACACCGATGCGCGGCTGGTCGATTCCGAACGCCGCGATCTGAACCAGACGCTGTTCCATGCGCTCGAGGTCACACCCTTGGAGCTCGCGCAGGTGCACGGCGGCAGGGCCTTCGACGCGCTGCTGCGGCGCAATCTGGTGACCGGCGCGACCACCATCTTTCGCCGCACGCTGCTGGCCGACGCCTTGCCGCTGCCGGTCGAGTGGGTGCACGACGAATGGCTGAGCATCGTCGCATCGACCACGGCACGGGTCGACCTGCTGGAGCAGTCCCTCATCGAATACCGCCAGCACGAATCCAACCAGATCGGCGCGCGGCGCGACACCTTTGCGGAGAAGGTGCGCAAGGCGCTGGCTTCCCGCGGCAACACGCACGTGGAGCGGGCGATCAAGGCCGAGCTGCTGCTTGCGAGGCTGCTGCAGCTGGGAGACAGGGTCCCGTCCGAAATTATCGCCAAGGTGCGCAGCAAGATCGTGCACCAGCGTTTTCGCGCCGCCTTGCCGGCGTCGCGGCTCGCGCGCATCGTGCCGATCGCCCGCGAAGCCATGACCGGCCGCTACGACAAGTTCGGCCGTGGCGTGCGCGGCGTGGTCCGCGACCTTTTCGAATCTGTGTAG
- a CDS encoding glycosyltransferase family A protein: protein MNASPDSTIAAQPTAWLSVVVIIPFYNGADFIERSVKSVFEQSVPAAEVIVVNDGSRPEERAVLDALAARYPFRIIDKENGGQGSARNAGVKASTSDFICFLDQDDFYLPNHIETLAASIPPGDRLFGYVYADLYEADGDGNVIRTGVIKEHATHPKRNINDLLRNDMFVLPSAALVSRKAFEAVDGFDSQFMGFEDDDLFLRIFRKGFSNYFVDKAVTVWCIHTASTSFGIRMIRSRFKYFKKLTEMFPDEHLRGRYYLRDFLAPRFQPYFVNHAIESIKNDDQYRQEMTAILNEYGAMVLANPYVGSKKKLRLRITLFLLNHCPPGVVRLVGAVTRLPGIRSLRRLYA from the coding sequence ATGAACGCCTCCCCAGATTCCACCATCGCAGCGCAACCGACCGCCTGGCTGAGCGTCGTGGTGATCATCCCGTTCTACAACGGCGCCGATTTCATCGAGCGTTCCGTGAAGAGCGTCTTCGAGCAATCGGTGCCCGCGGCCGAGGTGATCGTGGTCAACGACGGCTCGCGCCCCGAGGAGCGTGCCGTGCTCGACGCGCTGGCTGCGCGCTACCCGTTTCGCATCATCGACAAGGAAAACGGCGGGCAGGGGTCGGCGCGCAACGCCGGCGTGAAGGCGTCCACATCGGACTTCATCTGCTTTCTCGACCAGGACGACTTCTACCTGCCCAACCACATCGAGACGCTGGCGGCCTCGATCCCTCCCGGTGACCGGTTGTTCGGCTATGTCTATGCCGACCTGTACGAGGCCGACGGCGACGGCAACGTGATCCGCACCGGCGTGATCAAGGAGCACGCGACGCACCCCAAGCGCAACATCAACGACCTGCTGCGCAACGACATGTTCGTGCTGCCGTCGGCCGCGCTGGTGAGCCGCAAGGCCTTCGAGGCCGTCGACGGTTTCGATTCGCAGTTCATGGGCTTCGAGGACGACGACCTGTTCCTGCGCATCTTCCGCAAGGGGTTCAGCAACTACTTCGTGGACAAGGCCGTCACCGTCTGGTGCATCCACACGGCGAGCACGTCCTTCGGCATCCGGATGATCCGCAGCCGCTTCAAGTACTTCAAGAAGCTCACCGAGATGTTTCCCGACGAGCACCTGCGCGGGCGCTACTACCTGCGTGATTTCCTGGCGCCCCGGTTCCAGCCGTACTTCGTCAACCACGCGATCGAGTCGATCAAGAACGACGACCAGTACCGCCAGGAGATGACCGCGATCCTCAACGAGTACGGCGCGATGGTGCTGGCCAACCCCTATGTGGGAAGCAAGAAGAAGCTGCGCCTGCGGATCACGCTGTTCCTGCTCAACCACTGCCCGCCGGGCGTGGTGCGCCTGGTCGGCGCCGTCACGCGCCTGCCCGGCATTCGCAGCCTGCGCCGCCTGTACGCCTAG
- a CDS encoding acyltransferase family protein, with amino-acid sequence MTTTTTSPTLHNEHAHLVHPKYRPDIDGLRAVAVLSVLGYHAFPQWIKGGFIGVDIFFVISGFLITTIILASFEGEGFSYREFYARRVKRIFPALALVLAATLAFGWYALLPNEWVQLGKHVASGAGFVSNFAFWSEAGYFDNAAETKPLLHLWSLAIEEQFYIFWPVLLGLAWKRKWRVLWVVGIVAAASFLLNVTTIHSHREAAFYSPLSRFWELMIGGMLAYMRLHRPLPKPGWGRHAQSIAGLALIVLGLCFIRGGKAFPGFWAILPTLGAFFCIAAGPTGVLNRYVLASRPMVWVGLISYPLYLWHWPLLAYARILEGKLPSDGIRALMLVASFVLAWLTYRFVERYTRKTENPTVTSGLVAAMVGFVVLGLLATSGYYVGRHSDPYFNKTAAAAKDWGYPDGLSPIKVDGEVLQQIGHGKRRVLFFGDSHIEQYGPRAVELSKTAPDTLDSLSFVTWGACPPIPNVVDEQNNLCAERRDGGMRLAVSDKFDAVVFGGCWNCYFSETDKPTADNAAADRYYYLDGKNKRRFMGGGGADFALNTLETVMTALSKHKQVYLLLDNPVGEGFGPEEFVKGGRLGNMTVGRMSPTAPWVPEQKALHERMRQIAQRSGAIVIDPIPTLCEKDWCTRADADATPIYKDAGHLRAEYVRKFATYIDAAMTTPKQPAAAAPAR; translated from the coding sequence ATGACGACGACAACGACGAGCCCCACGCTCCACAACGAACACGCCCACCTGGTTCACCCCAAATACCGCCCGGACATCGACGGGCTGCGCGCCGTGGCGGTGCTCTCGGTCCTGGGTTACCACGCGTTCCCGCAGTGGATCAAGGGCGGCTTCATCGGTGTCGACATCTTCTTCGTCATCTCGGGCTTCCTGATCACCACGATCATCCTGGCCAGCTTCGAGGGCGAGGGCTTCAGCTACCGCGAGTTCTACGCCCGGCGCGTGAAGCGGATCTTCCCGGCGCTGGCGCTGGTGCTGGCGGCCACGCTGGCCTTCGGCTGGTATGCGCTGCTGCCCAACGAATGGGTGCAACTCGGCAAGCACGTGGCCTCGGGCGCCGGGTTCGTCTCGAACTTCGCGTTCTGGAGCGAGGCCGGCTACTTCGACAACGCGGCCGAGACCAAGCCGCTCCTGCACCTGTGGTCGCTGGCCATCGAGGAGCAGTTCTACATCTTCTGGCCCGTGCTGCTGGGCCTGGCGTGGAAGCGCAAGTGGCGCGTGCTCTGGGTGGTGGGCATCGTCGCGGCCGCATCGTTCCTGCTCAATGTGACGACCATCCACAGCCACCGCGAGGCCGCGTTCTATTCGCCGCTCTCGCGCTTCTGGGAGCTGATGATCGGCGGCATGCTCGCGTACATGCGGCTGCACCGGCCGCTGCCCAAGCCGGGCTGGGGGCGCCATGCGCAGTCCATCGCCGGGCTGGCACTGATCGTGCTGGGCCTGTGTTTCATTCGCGGCGGCAAGGCCTTTCCGGGCTTCTGGGCGATCCTGCCGACGCTGGGCGCGTTCTTCTGCATCGCGGCGGGACCGACCGGCGTGCTGAACCGCTATGTGCTCGCCTCCAGGCCGATGGTGTGGGTCGGGCTCATCAGCTATCCGCTCTACCTGTGGCACTGGCCGCTGCTGGCGTATGCGCGCATCCTCGAAGGCAAGCTGCCTTCCGACGGCATCCGGGCGCTGATGCTGGTCGCCTCTTTCGTGCTCGCATGGCTGACCTACCGTTTTGTCGAGCGCTACACGCGCAAGACCGAGAACCCCACGGTGACCTCGGGCCTCGTGGCCGCGATGGTGGGTTTCGTCGTGCTCGGCCTGCTGGCCACCTCGGGCTACTATGTCGGACGCCACAGCGATCCGTACTTCAACAAGACGGCCGCCGCTGCCAAGGACTGGGGCTACCCCGATGGCCTGAGCCCGATCAAGGTCGACGGCGAAGTGCTGCAGCAGATCGGGCACGGCAAGCGCCGCGTGCTGTTCTTCGGCGACAGCCACATCGAACAGTACGGCCCGCGCGCGGTGGAGTTGAGCAAGACCGCGCCCGACACGCTCGATTCGCTGTCCTTCGTGACCTGGGGCGCCTGCCCGCCGATTCCCAACGTGGTGGACGAGCAGAACAACCTCTGCGCGGAACGCCGCGACGGCGGCATGCGCCTGGCGGTGAGCGACAAGTTCGACGCGGTGGTCTTCGGGGGCTGCTGGAACTGCTACTTCTCGGAAACCGACAAGCCCACCGCCGACAACGCCGCGGCGGACCGCTACTACTACCTCGACGGCAAGAACAAGCGCCGCTTCATGGGCGGTGGCGGCGCGGACTTCGCGCTGAACACGCTCGAGACCGTGATGACCGCGCTCTCCAAGCACAAGCAGGTCTACCTGCTGCTGGACAACCCGGTCGGCGAAGGCTTCGGCCCCGAGGAATTCGTCAAGGGTGGCCGCCTGGGCAACATGACGGTCGGGCGCATGTCGCCGACCGCGCCCTGGGTACCGGAGCAGAAAGCGCTGCACGAGCGCATGCGCCAGATCGCGCAGCGCAGCGGCGCCATCGTGATCGACCCGATCCCGACGCTGTGCGAGAAAGACTGGTGCACCCGCGCGGATGCCGATGCGACGCCGATCTACAAGGACGCCGGGCACCTGCGCGCCGAGTACGTGCGCAAGTTCGCCACCTACATCGATGCGGCAATGACCACACCGAAGCAGCCCGCGGCGGCAGCCCCTGCCCGCTAG
- a CDS encoding glycosyltransferase family 2 protein — MPTPSSPASLAPLPPITISIVSHGQLALIRPLLDQLDRHSRASIAKVVLTVNIPEPDVLAGQSWGFEVERIENAGPKGFGANHNQAFGRCTTPWFLVLNPDIRFDSDVLAPLILQAAPDAGLMTPRILEPGKPAPEPHRALLTPFEILGRNKPGYVPPAAPAWIPGLFMLFRSEAYRQIGGFDERFFMYGEDFDICARTQLAGWKLQVGEDLLARHDAQRASHRSKRYLYWHVTSLLKVWRSGAFWRYRRMQRPGA; from the coding sequence ATGCCCACGCCCTCATCCCCCGCCTCCCTCGCCCCCTTGCCGCCGATCACCATTTCCATCGTGAGCCACGGCCAGCTCGCCCTGATACGGCCGCTGCTCGACCAGTTGGACCGGCACAGCCGCGCGTCGATTGCCAAGGTGGTGCTCACGGTGAACATCCCGGAGCCTGACGTGCTCGCGGGGCAAAGCTGGGGGTTCGAGGTCGAGCGGATCGAGAACGCGGGCCCCAAGGGCTTCGGCGCCAATCACAACCAGGCCTTCGGGCGTTGCACGACGCCGTGGTTCCTGGTGCTCAACCCGGACATCCGTTTCGACAGCGACGTGCTCGCGCCGCTGATCCTGCAGGCCGCACCTGACGCCGGCCTGATGACCCCGCGCATCCTGGAGCCCGGCAAGCCCGCGCCCGAACCGCACCGGGCGCTGCTCACGCCCTTCGAGATCCTCGGACGCAACAAGCCGGGCTATGTGCCGCCGGCCGCGCCCGCGTGGATCCCGGGTCTGTTCATGCTGTTCCGCAGCGAGGCCTACCGCCAGATCGGCGGCTTCGACGAACGCTTCTTCATGTACGGCGAGGACTTCGACATCTGCGCCCGCACCCAGCTCGCGGGCTGGAAGCTGCAGGTCGGCGAAGACCTCCTCGCGCGGCACGACGCCCAGCGCGCCAGCCACCGCAGCAAGCGCTATCTGTACTGGCACGTCACCAGCCTGCTGAAAGTGTGGCGCTCGGGCGCTTTCTGGCGCTACCGGCGGATGCAGCGGCCCGGCGCCTGA
- a CDS encoding glycosyltransferase — protein sequence MIALIVISFFVAAFAVQLFMRRARRHARLYGADMPQRFHKGHVPRLGGAGILLGMGVAWLAAGITGTDPFNVSWPVKTSMLTLLCIAPAVLGGIVEDMTQKVKVRYRLGLTIGSALLVCWLLGLGVARTGIPMVDGWLAMLPYATVLFAALAIGGLPHAFNIIDGYNGLAGTVAVLVCLAISHVALQVGDRQLAAMVVCLVGATVGFLVWNYPRGKIFAGDGGAYVWGMVIAVACVTLVQRHRVVSPWFPMLLLIYPVWETLFSIYRKLARGQSPGTADALHFHQLIFRRIVRVALADDEARQLLARNNRTSPYLWMFAALSVVPAVLFWNNTIVLMAFCLLFVTTYVGAYLMIVRFKVPRWLRP from the coding sequence ATGATTGCCCTGATCGTCATCAGTTTCTTCGTCGCCGCCTTCGCGGTCCAGCTCTTCATGCGCCGGGCGCGCAGGCACGCACGGCTCTACGGCGCCGACATGCCGCAGCGCTTCCACAAGGGCCATGTGCCGCGCCTGGGCGGTGCGGGCATCCTGCTGGGCATGGGGGTGGCCTGGCTGGCCGCCGGCATCACCGGCACCGATCCCTTCAACGTGTCGTGGCCGGTCAAGACCTCGATGCTGACGCTGCTGTGCATCGCGCCCGCGGTGCTGGGCGGCATCGTCGAAGACATGACGCAGAAGGTGAAGGTGCGCTATCGGCTCGGTCTCACCATCGGCTCGGCCCTCTTGGTGTGCTGGCTGCTCGGCCTGGGCGTTGCGCGCACCGGCATCCCGATGGTCGACGGCTGGCTGGCCATGCTGCCGTATGCCACCGTGCTGTTCGCAGCACTCGCCATCGGCGGACTGCCGCATGCCTTCAACATCATCGACGGCTACAACGGCCTGGCCGGCACGGTCGCGGTGCTGGTGTGCCTGGCGATCTCGCACGTGGCCCTGCAGGTCGGCGACCGGCAACTCGCCGCCATGGTGGTGTGCCTCGTGGGCGCCACCGTCGGCTTCCTGGTCTGGAATTACCCGCGCGGCAAGATCTTTGCCGGCGACGGCGGGGCCTACGTCTGGGGCATGGTGATCGCCGTGGCCTGCGTGACGCTGGTGCAGCGGCACCGCGTGGTGTCGCCGTGGTTCCCGATGCTGCTGCTGATCTACCCGGTGTGGGAGACGCTGTTCTCCATCTACCGCAAGCTCGCGCGCGGCCAGTCGCCCGGCACGGCCGATGCGCTGCATTTCCACCAGTTGATCTTCCGCCGCATCGTGCGCGTGGCGCTGGCGGACGACGAGGCCCGGCAACTGCTGGCGCGCAACAACCGCACCTCGCCCTACCTCTGGATGTTCGCCGCGCTGTCGGTGGTGCCGGCGGTGCTGTTCTGGAACAACACCATCGTGCTGATGGCGTTCTGCCTGCTGTTCGTCACGACCTATGTGGGTGCGTACCTGATGATCGTCAGATTCAAGGTGCCGCGCTGGCTCAGGCCTTGA
- the argB gene encoding acetylglutamate kinase, with amino-acid sequence MTDPVLNIPPRDKAEILAQALPYIRKFHGKTIVIKYGGNAMTDPALQADFAEDVVLLKLVGMNPVVVHGGGPQIEAALNKLGKKGSFIQGMRVTDAETMEVVEWVLAGEVQQDIVGLINQAGGKAVGLTGRDGGLIRAQKLKLADRTDPNVQHDVGQVGDIVSIDPSVVKALQDDAFIPVVSPIGFGEENESYNINADVVAGKLATVLKAEKLMLLTNTPGVLDKNGKLLTNLSAREIDDLFADGTISGGMLPKIEGALDAAKSGVNAVHIIDGRVPHAMLLEILTDQAYGTMIRAR; translated from the coding sequence ATGACCGACCCCGTCCTCAACATCCCCCCGCGCGACAAGGCCGAGATCCTGGCCCAGGCGCTGCCGTACATCCGCAAGTTCCACGGCAAGACCATCGTCATCAAGTACGGCGGCAATGCCATGACCGACCCGGCCCTGCAGGCCGACTTTGCCGAAGACGTGGTGCTGCTCAAGCTGGTGGGCATGAACCCGGTGGTGGTGCATGGCGGCGGCCCGCAGATCGAGGCGGCGCTCAACAAGCTGGGCAAGAAGGGAAGCTTCATCCAGGGCATGCGCGTGACCGACGCCGAAACCATGGAAGTCGTCGAATGGGTGCTGGCTGGCGAGGTGCAGCAGGACATCGTGGGCCTGATCAACCAGGCCGGCGGCAAGGCCGTGGGCCTGACCGGGCGCGACGGCGGCCTGATCCGCGCGCAGAAGCTCAAGCTGGCCGACCGCACCGATCCCAACGTGCAGCACGACGTGGGCCAGGTCGGCGACATCGTCTCCATCGACCCCAGCGTGGTGAAGGCGCTGCAGGACGACGCCTTCATTCCCGTCGTGAGCCCGATCGGCTTCGGCGAGGAGAACGAGAGCTACAACATCAACGCCGACGTCGTCGCCGGCAAGCTCGCCACCGTGCTCAAGGCCGAGAAGCTCATGCTCCTGACCAACACGCCCGGCGTGCTCGACAAGAACGGCAAGCTGCTCACCAACCTGAGCGCCCGCGAAATCGACGACCTGTTCGCCGACGGCACCATCTCGGGCGGCATGCTGCCCAAGATCGAAGGCGCGCTCGATGCGGCCAAGAGCGGCGTGAACGCAGTGCACATCATCGACGGCCGCGTGCCGCACGCGATGCTGCTCGAGATCCTGACCGACCAGGCCTACGGGACGATGATCCGGGCGCGCTGA